In a genomic window of Zingiber officinale cultivar Zhangliang chromosome 9B, Zo_v1.1, whole genome shotgun sequence:
- the LOC122024816 gene encoding pathogenesis-related protein 1-like: MTSSFLLALVCAAAVALAAAPAVVAQNSPQDYVNAHNTARANVGAGLPPVSWDSQVAAYAQNYANQRARDCQLVHSGGPYGENIFWGSGRDFTAADAVGAWVAERQYYDYSSNTCAAGQVCGHYTQVVWRSSTAIGCGRVRCDSGAIFIICNYNPPGNFIGQRPY; the protein is encoded by the coding sequence ATGACGTCATCATTCCTGCTGGCGTTGGTGTGCGCCGCCGCGGTGGCTCTGGCGGCTGCGCCGGCGGTCGTGGCGCAGAACTCGCCTCAGGACTACGTGAACGCCCACAACACGGCGCGCGCGAACGTCGGCGCGGGTCTGCCGCCGGTGTCGTGGGACAGCCAGGTGGCTGCGTACGCGCAGAACTACGCGAACCAGCGGGCCAGGGACTGCCAGCTGGTGCACTCGGGCGGGCCCTACGGCGAGAACATCTTCTGGGGATCGGGCCGCGACTTCACGGCGGCGGACGCCGTGGGGGCCTGGGTGGCGGAGCGGCAGTACTACGACTACTCCAGCAACACCTGCGCCGCCGGCCAGGTGTGCGGCCACTACACGCAAGTGGTGTGGCGGTCGTCGACGGCGATCGGCTGCGGACGCGTCCGGTGCGACAGCGGCGCCATCTTCATCATCTGCAACTACAATCCCCCCGGCAACTTCATCGGCCAAAGACCGTATTAG